From the Desulfovibrio sp. JY genome, one window contains:
- a CDS encoding helix-turn-helix domain-containing protein — protein sequence MSIIDDVLKLLDKGFLPYQGQVEGHVYDSLGCGPRRKPRWFWKDRKYVCLGCAKRCSLVDPVGFELMLPVTYQTKKLAFASLPAVSAWDLVTKKALLTIPEVAFVLSIGRSRVWEMIQEGSLEKHPISPPARVTASSVLKALEAS from the coding sequence ATGAGCATTATCGACGACGTCTTGAAGCTCCTGGACAAGGGATTTCTGCCCTACCAGGGGCAGGTGGAAGGCCATGTCTACGACTCCCTCGGCTGCGGCCCCAGGCGCAAACCCCGGTGGTTTTGGAAAGACCGAAAATACGTCTGCTTGGGCTGCGCCAAGCGTTGTAGCCTGGTTGATCCTGTGGGATTTGAGTTGATGCTGCCGGTGACCTACCAGACGAAAAAGCTGGCATTTGCGAGCTTGCCGGCGGTTTCGGCTTGGGACTTGGTTACGAAGAAGGCGCTGCTGACGATTCCTGAAGTAGCGTTTGTGTTGTCTATTGGGAGGAGTAGGGTTTGGGAGATGATTCAAGAAGGGAGCCTCGAGAAGCATCCGATTTCGCCTCCCGCAAGAGTGACAGCAAGCAGCGTACTAAAAGCGTTAGAAGCTAGCTAA
- a CDS encoding transglycosylase SLT domain-containing protein, producing the protein MKNIHNFSISGIIKDPTFQHHLPVELIEALISTESSWNCSAIRYEPIFYDRYLKGKALSFVPPGCSKDTEAIGRATSWGLLQIMGETARSIGFRGWFGELLTPEIGLEWGCKYLARLRDRFFESGGWEVVCRAYNGGPGNAHNPANTYPAKVLAHLPGGVWPQ; encoded by the coding sequence ATGAAAAATATTCACAACTTTTCTATTTCAGGGATAATTAAAGACCCCACGTTTCAACACCATCTTCCTGTCGAGTTAATTGAGGCCTTAATCTCGACTGAATCTAGCTGGAATTGCTCTGCCATACGATACGAGCCAATATTCTACGACCGTTACCTCAAAGGCAAGGCTTTATCCTTCGTCCCCCCCGGCTGTTCCAAAGACACCGAGGCGATCGGCCGCGCCACCTCCTGGGGGCTGCTCCAGATCATGGGCGAAACGGCCCGTTCTATCGGCTTTCGGGGCTGGTTCGGGGAGCTGCTCACCCCGGAAATCGGCCTAGAATGGGGCTGCAAGTATCTGGCCCGGCTGCGGGATCGGTTCTTCGAGTCCGGCGGCTGGGAGGTCGTTTGTCGTGCCTATAACGGCGGTCCCGGCAATGCCCACAATCCCGCGAACACGTATCCGGCCAAGGTGCTGGCGCACCTGCCGGGCGGCGTCTGGCCGCAATAA
- a CDS encoding DUF935 domain-containing protein, with protein MHDGLWLNEREFMEFGAQPLAELLGEVAVPPASWGFLGLLPDPDPVLRERGDDVRVLEDLTADGKVCSSIQGRKIKTLNKRDYKFAPGKLEGQEPTPEAKRLCDDLTRDLERVDLYNLFSQVLDTPYYGYTPTEIMWRLEGGRMRVRDLVPKPREWFVFDGDGALCFRGEEAVVGDKVHPFKTVLSRHFPTYKNPYGLRLLSRCLFLVAFKKGGLEFLMRFAEKFGMPWVVGKARPGATPEERRDMAASLAAMIRDAVAVVSGGAEVQIESVEGKATGGIHLSIVNYMDAAIAQVIQGQTLTQEIGSKGSYAAANTHYAVLTDYAEADQTLVVTAMNDLAWIYGQVNAPEALTPVFSYVEPEDLEQKAKLGRSLYALGARFKTAYFESFGLTPEEFSVASVAPASDAGEVAAFAAGEEALTPDQQAVERLVTQALKDGGKAVRDQAGRIVDLMERADSWEDAELLLLEAFPDLDDGDFQKAVEAAQVAADLLGRYAVRLETGRAG; from the coding sequence ATGCACGACGGTCTGTGGCTCAACGAGCGGGAGTTTATGGAGTTCGGAGCCCAGCCCCTGGCCGAGCTGCTCGGCGAGGTGGCCGTGCCGCCGGCCTCTTGGGGTTTTCTCGGCTTGCTGCCCGATCCCGACCCGGTCCTTCGGGAACGGGGCGACGATGTCAGGGTGCTCGAGGACCTGACCGCCGACGGCAAAGTGTGTTCCTCGATCCAGGGGCGCAAGATCAAGACGCTCAACAAGCGTGATTACAAGTTCGCGCCCGGCAAACTGGAGGGCCAGGAACCCACGCCCGAGGCCAAGCGCCTGTGCGACGACCTGACCCGCGATCTGGAGCGGGTGGACCTCTATAACCTCTTTTCCCAGGTGCTCGATACGCCGTATTATGGCTACACGCCCACGGAAATCATGTGGAGGCTTGAGGGCGGCCGAATGCGCGTGCGCGACCTGGTTCCCAAACCTCGGGAGTGGTTCGTCTTCGACGGCGACGGTGCGCTCTGTTTCCGGGGCGAGGAAGCCGTTGTCGGCGACAAGGTTCATCCGTTCAAGACGGTGCTCTCCAGGCACTTCCCGACCTACAAGAATCCTTACGGCCTGCGACTGCTCTCCCGTTGTCTGTTCCTGGTGGCCTTCAAGAAAGGCGGCCTCGAATTCTTGATGCGCTTCGCCGAAAAGTTCGGGATGCCCTGGGTGGTGGGCAAGGCCCGGCCCGGGGCGACGCCGGAAGAACGCCGCGACATGGCAGCGAGCCTTGCAGCCATGATCCGCGACGCCGTGGCCGTGGTCTCGGGCGGGGCCGAGGTGCAGATCGAGTCCGTGGAGGGCAAGGCCACGGGCGGCATCCACCTGTCCATCGTCAACTACATGGACGCGGCCATCGCGCAGGTCATCCAGGGCCAGACCCTTACCCAGGAAATAGGCTCCAAAGGCAGTTATGCCGCCGCCAACACGCATTATGCGGTGCTGACGGACTACGCCGAGGCCGACCAGACGCTGGTGGTCACGGCCATGAACGATCTGGCCTGGATTTACGGGCAGGTGAACGCCCCGGAGGCGCTGACGCCTGTATTTTCCTACGTGGAGCCCGAGGACCTGGAGCAAAAGGCCAAGCTCGGAAGGTCGCTCTACGCCCTCGGCGCACGCTTCAAAACCGCCTACTTCGAGAGCTTCGGCCTGACGCCCGAGGAGTTCAGCGTGGCCAGCGTAGCGCCGGCCTCCGACGCCGGCGAGGTCGCCGCCTTCGCGGCCGGGGAGGAGGCTCTTACCCCGGACCAGCAGGCCGTGGAACGGCTGGTGACGCAAGCCCTCAAGGACGGCGGCAAGGCCGTGCGCGACCAGGCCGGTCGCATCGTGGACCTCATGGAGCGGGCCGACTCCTGGGAGGACGCCGAGCTCCTGCTGCTCGAAGCCTTTCCGGACCTGGACGACGGGGATTTCCAGAAGGC